The genome window CTATACCGGCTCCTTCCATCGAGAGTGTTTTAACAACGCGAAGAAAATTCAAGGACTTCGCGGCCGCGGCAAGTCTCGTGGGATCGAAAACTTGGCCGTGCTCGAGTAACTCTTCGGAGGAAACGAGTTTTCTCGTTGGTCTTACGTTCCCATCGAATCAATTACGCGTAAGAACGCAAGTTCTCGCTGAAGACGTATGTCACCTTACCGACGTCAACATTAATCGCGACTTAATTAATATCTTCGCCGCTTACGTGTAACGAACGAAAACATAACAAACATACCATTGATATATCTGCGAACGAACACGCGCGATACCGCACAAACGAAACTCGAACTTCGTCGTTCCCCGTACGAGATATAAAGCCCGCGTTGAAAACGACGCAACGTCTCGTCCGCTGGAAATAATTTCGCAAGACGAATTTTTTGTCATCGCGGCAAAACGTAGCACGGTCGTGGCGTACACGGTGGGGAAGGTGATCGAACGCGCGACTACTGTTCGATGAAACCGTTGTTACGGGGTAATACCATCaaacgtatatatttatagatgtaCAGAATGCAGAATGACTGCCTACATCGAAAACTGCATTCTAGCCAACCTGCCCGCCGACGGCGACCCAGTTATGCATCGGCGTTCTCGAATTTCTACTTCCAGACGTCCGTCGTCGTATCCTATCCGCGTATCGATGAAACGACCAACTCCGAAACGCTCGTGAACGCGACAGATCGTCGATTGCAACGATTTCTCGGTCTTCGAGACGCAAGCAACCCCCTATGCGCGTGCTTCTCCTCTCGAGTATCGCGTATCGCGTGCGAAACGATCAGAGTCGCGATACTAAACTAAGCAATCCGTGAAAGCGTTTTTTACGTGCTGAAATTCAATACGCTCCGTCTTGGAAATTTAAATCGTTTTAAATCGGAAATTACGAGACTCGCCACGTTAAATTGCCGCGACCCAAATTTTTTCTTCGAGTGGATGCTCGTTTCGCCGATGCGTGGTAAACGCGAGGTGCCCTCTTCCTCGCGGCGAACTAACGTTCGTTACGATTGCAGGGACGAGAGACGCGAGACGAGCGTGGATTTAGCTTAATGGCCTGGGAACCGGGCGCGAGAATTATCCTCGAGCGGAAAGTACGGTAAAATGGTCAACGCGCGTGTTCGTGCGCGTTCCTGCTCGTGCAACGGGAACCGTCATCAGACGCCGCGAATGCAAAGAACCTCGTGGGCTTCCAGCCAGCAGCCTTTCGAAAGTTTCACCCCACGCGAGCCAAGCGACCAACCACCGCGCTTCGATGCACCGTTTTTTGGCGGAACGAAACGACACAGCTGCTTCGTAATTTTACGGGGCTTTTACGAGGGAACCGCGTATACGTAGCGCGTTGACCGTCGTTGTTACGATCGCCAACGCGTTATCGTCGTCGCTCGAATAGACGTACTACTCGAAAGATGAACGCGCGGTAGCGATCGTGTCGTTGCGTCTAATGTATCTCTGTTCCTGGCGATTGTAACTAAGCGACATAAAATACGTCTGCGCTTGGAATTCGAATTTAAATAGGAAAACCTGCATACAAACGCAACGATTACGACTCTACCTGGTTGTTTTGGTCGGCGAGCGAATCGATTCGAAAGAATCGCGATCGTTCGCGGTACGAGAAGAAAAACCGGCGTGTTTCTCGCATCAAATATTCGTAGCATAATAGGCGCAGTTCCGCTGGAATTTGTAACTGCGATGAAACCGCTTGCACCGGACTCGCGGTACTTTTTCCCGGGGCAAGCAGCGTTTAACCAGAGAAACGAATTACATCGATGCACCGGATGCAGTTGATACACCGACGATTAAGCCGGACCGTGGACCACAGCCCCGCTTTTTGTTCTTCCTTTAAGTAACCcaaataaacattatttttttcgtgccaccgaacgtccaccgaaaTAGTAACGATGACGCTCTTGATCCGTGAACGACGATCGCGCCAATCATTGTTCGATGGTATTTAGGAGACCGCCTATTTTCAGACcactatttttgttttaaatggCTTTCGCGACGTTTGCAAACCTCTGCCAACCGCAGGCACACGCGAATCCCGATGCATCACCGAGCAGTCACGCGATTCTAGCACCTTACTCTCCGCTTTCCTAATCGGGACGCCATTCTAAAccatatacgtacgtacgatcAAACGACCCATTATTCCATTTATCGTTCGAAAGCTCGCAGTTATTAATTTTCCAGCGCCGTTTCGGTTCTGCGCGTCGCCATATCCACATATCGTAGAAATACTTGCAGCTGGTAAGGGCGTGATCGATCAGCGCGAGGGTCGGCCCGGCAGCAACGGGTTCGATTTTCTATGGAATCTGCGTTTAATTAACGAGCACGGGGACCAGCTGCTGTATTTTCCATCAGAAATTACGAGTAATTGCCGACTTTACAGACACGGCTCGTAGACTTATTTGTTTACGGGTTTTCGGGTATGGCCGTGCGTGCGAACAACGGTATCGTGCCGGTTGCTATTGTTTAAAAACGTGTACACGGTTCCCGAGCTATTCCGAAACGTGGCGACGGATCTGCGATACGATCAGACTCGAACGTAAGCGAGGTCGATGGAAAAATCGCGAGGAATCCGATGACGTTGGCTTataaaaagaggaaacgaaCGACGATATCCTTGTGGAAGCTGCGTTCTCCGCATTCGGGTTTCTTCGTGGCACGCGTTCGATAAACGTTCGAGACGACGCGTAGGATAATAGCAAGCGACAACTTTTTTAATTCAACAAACTGCGACTTTGTTGCGGCAGCGACGGAGGATCGAGCAACTTTCACatagaaattgaaaagttACGCTTCGCTTCGAGTCGAGTCGAACTTTTCGATTCGACGGATTTTCGTCCGACGTTGGGAACTTTTCCTTCCCGATTTTCCAACTTCTACCTCGTCTGTCGAATTAAGGAATCGTAGCGAGGCGACTCCATTTCGTTTCTCGcgtctttctcttctcttccttcaACCTATAAGCGTCCTTACACCTTCCATCAATTTATTCGTCGCGAGTAATTGCCGTGCAATTGGCTACGAGTTTAAGATACGCGTGACTATAATTCGaatggtaaaatattaaattgacgactaagtgattgcggattttgtcaatatcaCCTAACGACAACAAAAAACTTTGCAACACCATCGATCGAGTAAACGCGACAACTGTCCGATGCCACTTGAAACATCCTGCGAAAACTTTTCGCGTGGAAACACGCAACCGCGTGCAGCAGCCCGAGAGTTTTCTTTATATCGCAATTTTGCGTGATACTATTGGAAAAATCGAGAGCGTTCGATTCGTGGAAATTACTAAAGTACCTGACTAAACTATCGAGACAGTGAGGCGAGAGAAGAGACGAGGAAGAGTCGGGATACGAGCGGCGGTAGGAAAAGGAAAGTGACGAGGAACAGGTAAGAAGACAAGAACCCAAATACGCGGAGAAAGGGTTGGAGAGACGCGTGGACGTTCCGGAATCTTTTTCCCATGCACGTGTACGTAGATCGAGCACGTCCACGTCGCTAGCCTCTTTCGTTGTTGCGCAAAAATCATTTGCATGACAATGAGCCAGAGCCGCGTGTCGCATGGCATAGCTCGTCGgccgaaaaaaaaaaaaaaaaaaaaaaatgcgcATCGACTCTAAAAAAAAACCTGTGGGAAATCGAGCAGCCCGCACCGCCGGGCATCGCGCGTCTCTCGCTACGCGGTTCGCTCTATCAAACTGCCCGCCGACCAGTTTTTTCCCGACCCCCTTCTAGTAACaaagtttcgtttcgtttcgttttgtttCTGGAACAAGCTGCAGCCAGCTCGGCAATTTCTTAGAAAGTTCGTTACCGTTAATTCGTCGATGGTTGCGTAAACAAAAAGCTTGCTAACGAACTGGTTTCGTATTTTAAACTGTACAAAAAATGGACGGAAATCCGACTTAGAAATGGACGTTCGATAATAAGAACATCGCAAGTACAGCGAACGAAGTACAGGAGCGATATCTTTACGTATATCGTAcgtacgtttaaccgcaaagCATGCTTATTGCGGCGACGAGCGTTTCcaataaatttcacgaaaaCAGCTTCGTTATTAACGTTAACAGCTGCGTTTTCGTTTACTATGCATCTACTTTTGTTATACAAAGTGTGTCGTTAGGTGCGAGAATCGATTAGGAGACGCGGTACGCACGTTGATGAAAGCACgatgataaatatattgtttcgCGGCAGCTTCTAAACGCGACGGGTAAACCGGTACACCGATAGCAACGTTAGCGAAACGCGCGTTGATACGATATTTCTTCGCGCTTATTCGCCGCGCTAAATGTACATACTTGCTTCCTGCAATTTACAGGTTGCATGTGTGACACCCGCGACGAGTACAAATTTGCCGCGGTGTCGTCAAACGGTGCACGATGTAGGTACAGTCGTTTAAACATGTACCACGTTGGGATATCGATAATAAGCGCGAGATCGAGTTACCTAGTCGACATTCCTCGGCGCCGATAATAGCCGGTACACCAGTGTCGCGTCGTTAAATCGAATCATAGACGATCCACGTCGGACATCGACTCCTACCGATACCTACGTATTTGGAGGATGCACGCAAAGATAAACGCtaccttcttccttcttctctttttttactaCAGCCGAGGGACGTCCTTCGCGTGATACGTCAACAAAGCCAACGACGACGGTCTTTCGCGGAGATCGAAGAACCGCTAGCTAACTTTGTCAAAAATGTCCCGCGTATCGTTGCCACGCGACGCGTTTACGTCGTTTTCGCGTAACGAAACCGAAAAGCACGATACGAAATGACCGATCGCACGCGATCGCCGTCGTCTCGAATTTGTTTCtggagaaacgaagaaacgaagccAGCGGCAGATTGCGTTCCGAGGTAAATAAACAAGAGCAGAACGCAAGAACCAACGTTCGTCCGTCTCGGAGGGggaaaaaatacagaaagaaacggaatcgaataaaattccaaTCTCGCTATACCGGCGATCGAAATTTACGAGCAATCGAGGTACGGCTGCGTGCGCGTCTTTTGTTTTTCGACTGGATTTTACCTTCGATGATTGATAATACTTTCAGCCATATCGAGGTGCACTCGAAAAAAcaacgtacgatattctttttGCCGATgacaacatatatatatatgagaaCGCTCGTGGCTATTTACTTAGAgatatatacgtacgtacatagGCGCATAATTTGGAAAAGGGTGATCGGTTGACGGACCTCCCGCGTAATCGAACGCATAACGCATCTGCGACACCATACGCGTGAACCGTTGCGACAACCTGACGCACGTTACGTACTAACCGTTCGGAAACGCGTTAATTGCCCACGCATTCTCGATAACGGCATCCGATTATTTCGTAACTTTCCTTGCCACCGTATTGTCTCATTACCGACAGCGATCTATCTTAGATACCTGATCGAGATTACCGCGAAAGTATACGGGATATCGTGATGCGAAAGGCTGCGCCATGAAACCTCTTTTCAAAAGAAGGGAGAAACGCGACTTAACCTAACGTAATGGCGAGGAGTAAATAGGAAAGGGAAGACAGATTTCGAAGAGAACCGAACGGAGATACCTTAAGCACGGGGCGAGTCGTAAAATCATTTTGGTCGGAGTGAACCGGACGAGAAGGGTGGCGACGTAGCCAACGGACGCTCGGTACAAACTCGATTCGTTGGGGATCGAAGTGCACAGGTAGTCGACATGTTCGTTTTTTCGCTTGTGTGGCTTGACAGCGGAACACGTGAACGGAGAATTCCAACACCGGATGATTTCAACGGAACTATGGAAATCTTTGCGCAATTTACTCGCGAACGATGTTATCAAAAAGTTGCGTCGACGACTCGATCGCGAGAGGCTTTGGCTTTCGGGAAATCGGTGGCCTTCGAGGAGTTTTCAAGCATCTCGAACGGAGAATCCGAGCGTTGCTATTGGACGATATTCAAAAACGGTTGACATTACCGCGAGAAGCGGTTTCGATACTTTGTTCTTTTCAAACATGGATTTCGCGTCTGGCGAAGCCGGCTGTTCGTTTCCCAATCGCGACGTTAAATCGTCGATACCGTGTTTCGTACGATACCGACGCGTACAATACGATCCGAGAAAGATAGCCGCGTtaaatatcgttctacgtGGAAGGACCCCGGGAGCGCCTTTGGAGGTTACATTTCCAACGTAACGCTCTCTGACTCGCAGGAAATCGTGCAGGATGTCGATAGAATAAATCGGTTACTCACCGTTCGACGAACGTCCGCCTCCTCGTACACGACACACTTCTCTCAGGTAATGTAACTAAACTCGCGACGTATAAAGGGATAACCGAATAATATGAATACGACGAGGACGAACACAACACACTCACAAGTCACGAAACAGACTGAAGCTGACTGGCCGGGCACCCCTCTCTTCGACGTTGCTACGAGACCGAGGCGACGCTATCGCCCTCTGTCGGCGACACCGCAACTTCGCAACGCTCGCTCTCCAAACCCGCCATATTTCAAAcgcgttcttttctttttctattttctcacGCGATTAAATGGAAATCGAAAAAGATGGTTTAACCGATAATTACACAAAACGTGTAACGGTTATCAACATATCTAGTACTATTTATTTcgttacattttaaataagattCGATATATTAACAAAGTaccacaaatatttataacatttacaaTTTTCGCGATCTTTGGTTGCACTTttaaacgtatatatatatatatatatttatcgtatatattatcaaattgcaaaataaatatagaaatatattttacacgtttacgtgtatatgtataacgtacgatataacgttattgccCAAAATATACTATATCTACGGAAACCGATAAATATTACTCGAATTTACATCTGCGAAAAACAAAAACGAGATAATAAAAGATCGAAAATTCAGATAGTTTCGAACAAACTGGCCGAACAAAGCATCTTTACGTGATTCTTGTTTTCGGCATAAATGTACCGACTATGGCACTGCTTAACCGTTTAACTATTTAACGCAAGCGTCTTTGTCTCTGACTTGGAAACGTTTGGCAAACGTCTATACAAAGATACGATATCGGAACATCGTCCCTTTGCGTTGGTTGAAGGTAAACGCATGAGATGGTCGTGAAAATATACTTTCCTATTGCGTtatcgaatttcttcgaatagtAACAGCAGTATGCACGTTTATAGACAGTTTGAGCAATAACGTTGGATCATCCACCTTCCGTATTACCGTTGTTGTTCTTCGGTCGTTATTTCAATACGTGCCATACGGTAACTAACTTTCTAGGATTTTGAAGTACGGAGAACCAGTGTAGCCTTTCCGTCGACCCTCTGACTCCCTTTCCAAGCGCGACTTTACCGATGGATGTGTCTTTCGACTTTTGAACCGACGTTATCGAATCCTCGCTGTCGCTCGGATGCTCTATGGTGCTGGCAGCAGGCTCGGCAGGCGCAACCTAAAATATTTCCCAGTCACGCGACATTTCCTTCGTAAATCGTAAACTGTCGTCAAAATTGATACGCACTTTGCCGCGCAATACCACGAGAAATTGCACTATGTCTAATTGATTGTACGATACGTCGAACGTCAGTGTTTCGTTGAACTCTGAGTGCGAATTCGCAACGACGAATCgggtcttcttctttttcattcgttgGCCTGTCCTTCCATTGAGCATCAATACCCTGACGTAAAAACCTGGAAACAACGAGCAGCGATAACAAAGTacgaagaaaaacgaagatgCGAGTAAGTTTACGTGCGGCGCTTACTAAAGTCGTTCAAACACGACACCGGTGGCGTAAACTTCACGTCGCGTACTTTCATTACGTTTATAGTCAGTCTCTGCGCTGTGGGTAAATAACTAATAGctaataaaatgtttccaaGCGCCTGCAACATGTAACAAAGAACGTCGTGTAAGCGAAGAGGAATCGAAGGAGGTAAAATCGAAAcgtttgatatattttacgCCAGTACCAAATTGGACTGCTTCATTCTGAAGTTGAACATATGAATCTCTGGACTCTGTAGAACGTGCTTCGCCTCCTTCAGCGACACCCTCAGCGTGCTCAGTTCCGTGTCGTTGGCGTATCTGTCGCGATCGTACGCCGCAAAATCGAGAATCCATTcctaaaaaggaaaaacgatCGTGTCACGTAGCGAACGCATccagagaaatagaaaaacgcGTTCAAGTTTCGTGGCCCGTTTTCTTCGCGCGGAATTACACATTCGACGTCGATACGTTTGTTTAAACCTTTGTtcgttatgtaaaatatactttGTTCGAGCGAGTTTCACGGTAGATGCGTTTGACGAGTGACGTGTTTTTTAACCTTGAGTTAAAAGAACGATAGGATACGCGCGATAAaaacgtacgtaccttaactTCGTGAGGTTTTACGTTCGCCACGACGAACGTTTCCTTGAAAACGGGGCTCGCCGTGTGCCTGACACCCCTCGTACGGAAACTGTGTAATTTCTGTCGGTTCCTGTGATTCCACGATTGTTTCGTTATGTTCAAAGCCACGTACGGTTCCAAGGTGCAGTTGTATTGCTTCGGAGGAAGGCCGGATAACGCCTGCACACAGTGCACCGcttaaaatttcttcttctttcgtcgAAGAAGAAGGTGTTGCGAGTCGGTTAATCGCGCGATTACCCGTCTCTCGTTCGATACGAAGCGAACTACCGTGCGTTTTGTCTGTCGCTAGAAATTCGTTACGTCGTTCCGTTGTTAACGCGGCCTTTAGAACTATACGTATAGGTACAGCTGATGAAATATCGAGCAACGTTGGCGAagtgaaacgaaacgaaccCGAGGCCGTTGAACGTCGCGAGTCCTTAGAGATTCATAACTCGATTTCCATTCCGACGAGAAAGTAGGCACAAAGGAGGATCGGATGAAAGGAAAGCGTTTAATACCTCGATACCAATAACGAGTTTGCCGGTAATAGTTTCGTCGCAGGGCGGCAAGTACTGCAGGCTTATCGTCAGTTCCGTCGGGAATTCCTTTTGCTTCCTCTCGGCTTTCTGTTTATCCTTTTGCACCAAATTCTGCAACGTAACACGCGCCGATCGATCAACAAGGCAGCACGATCTCGgctaattaaaatgaaaatcagCACGGTTAACGGAGCTCACCAGGGTGGACGAAGTATCGGTGCAACCGAACTGAGCGTTGTTGGAATTCCAGGAATTGCCCTCGATCGGGCTGGCGTTCTCGTCGATCGTACCTGTGCAAAAATTTATCAACGTGTTGTTAACCAGTGTTGAAAGGAAGAGAGGAGGAAGAGGTAAGAATTGGACAACAGACTGATAGAAGAAACGGATAAGAAAAGCAATCGAACGGTACCGTTGCTGCTGCCTTCGTACAGGCTACCCAATCTCCATGACCTGTAGCTGACATCGTTCAACTTGACGTTTTCATTCTGTTTGCTCTTGACACGCAACGGCACACTTTTTGCTTCTCTCTCTGCAAAGAATTATTCTCGCCTTTGATTATGCAATTTGTAAACAGCGGCGATTGCTCGCCGCTAATTGCGCTTTGGTTAACGTACGCGTAGCGGACCGAGTGCCGATTTCTAAAACGTTCGAACGACGGGCATTCTAGGATTTGAAACGTTTAACATGGTGAATAAACGCGTGTGAAAGGTAAAAGCTAGTTAATTTTGCGATTAAAAAGCGGAGTACTCGACATTTTTAATTGGCAAGTTCATCGAACTTGTAACCACGATTCAGGTGACGCGACGCTCTTTGTCGGAGGAAAAAACGATACTCGTCCGATGAAagaatttatcaaattcttgCGTTGCCTGGTGGATGGGCGTTTTCATAGCGGCGCTATCGAAGACCTGTGTGCAGTTAGTTTGCAGGATGACATACCTAATTACGTAACGTCGCGgaggaaacgaaggaaacgtCGTCGTTTGCATGtgtgtataaatataactGTGCGAACAATGGCGTAATGTATCAACCGCCGCGTATACACACGATTCGCGATTCACCATGCAAGAATTTAAGCTTCCTTCCTTTCAGGCAAATAGTCTGTTCTTCGTTGGATAAATGTCGCTTCGAATAAAGGAATCGCGCTTCGCATACAgccgaataattttataatcggCGTGACGATACGCGACACGTACGAGCTGAAACGAACGCTATAGAAACTAACGCACGAGATACGATCTACGATAAGTTTCGTGACTGATCCGTGCGTTCTTGTCATTTTAGTTTTTACGTAAACGCGTGCGAAGAATCTCCGTTCCACATAGCAATTGAAACGCGTCGAGCAGCGTTCCGCGAGTGGACAAACGCGAGCATCCGGTAAACCGAGCGATCGTCGGCGTATTAGCGAGCCGAGGCTCGAAGGCCCTTTGGCTCGAAAGGTATCAAAAGCGAGGCGTACGCGCGATTATTTTTCCCGGCACGCGTTTCGTGTACAAGCACGTGTGCGCGGAAGCAGAGCTCGCGGACGTGccgagaaaatgaaataccGCTGGCTTGGCTCAGTCGCCAGACGTTTAATCAACGCTAAGCACCGACACCAATTGCCTGGCCGCGAGTTCGGACAGCCGACAAAACGATGCGCTGTGTCGCGCTACATCCTCGTTTCGTAAACTCGGCATATTCGTGCGCTAAAGTAAACGATCACCCGGCTCACAGACGGCTCGTCGAACCACGTCGCTTCGATAGATCGACGGATAGTTCCAATCGGAGATGGAACGCGtggcgaaaataaaataaaaagcgagCAATCATCGACGCACGCTTTTCGTCGCAACTTGCAAACAAGCAGCCCTTAAGCGAAATCTAAGAAACTTTGTAACTTGTCGCGCTTTAATCGCGAGCGCGATACTCGAGCGTATGGATCGAGCGAACGTTCTCAAAGCTCGTACGAATGGCAATGTTTGTGTTAATAACGCGATACGTGTTTGGGCGTAAACGGCAGGGCTTACTTCTTTTCACGCACTCGTATCCAAGGCATCCTGGCGTGAGAAAACAGGCGATCACGAGCAAGAGAAGGACGATGGCCAGCGCTGCCACTACGACGATAAGAATTCGGCCCCATGGGCCAAAAAGGTCACCGTGCACCATTCACTAGAAACGTTCCAAGATTACTACGGATCGATGTTAAAAAcaaacgatcgacgatcgatcggAAACGACGGTTAGTCGGCTTTCTAGTTTCACCGTTTTACGGTTTACTTCGTCCCGATGCGGTTGACTACGTTACCGAAATTATTCCCAAACGTTTATCCGAGACGTGCTGTGTGTCTCTGGCGGTCGACGCGGAGAGCAGGAAAATTACTCGCGTGTCGCGTCACGTTCCGTATATCTGTCGCGCGATTCTCGCGTCGgaggaaagagaggaaagaagTCGAGTTAAATGCGCGCAGAAAACACTTGTGCTTTTCGCGCTCGTTTCTAACCGCTCGAGAAAAATGAGAGGAAGCTTCCGACGTGGAGGAGCACGTCGAGCCGAATGCAACCACCGTCGCTTCgatctttttcctctttattCGAGTTGCACTCGCGTGCCGGGATAAAGCGCTGGTCGGAGGAAACTCACGCACACCGAGCGCACCGTGCGAGAAAATCGCGTACAGATACATGGCGTATACCGGGCGAATCGAGCGTTTGTCTCGAGTCGTTTTTCAGCCGAGCAACGTCGCGAAGAACGTTATCGGCCGCTCCATGTTCTCCTTCCTCCCGGATATTACGTATCCTTCCTGTCGAACGTAAGACGCTCGATCGAAGC of Bombus fervidus isolate BK054 chromosome 16, iyBomFerv1, whole genome shotgun sequence contains these proteins:
- the Syt20 gene encoding synaptotagmin 20 isoform X2 → MVHGDLFGPWGRILIVVVAALAIVLLLLVIACFLTPGCLGYECVKRKREAKSVPLRVKSKQNENVKLNDVSYRSWRLGSLYEGSSNGTIDENASPIEGNSWNSNNAQFGCTDTSSTLNLVQKDKQKAERKQKEFPTELTISLQYLPPCDETITGKLVIGIEALSGLPPKQYNCTLEPYVALNITKQSWNHRNRQKLHSFRTRGVRHTASPVFKETFVVANVKPHEVKEWILDFAAYDRDRYANDTELSTLRVSLKEAKHVLQSPEIHMFNFRMKQSNLALGNILLAISYLPTAQRLTINVMKVRDVKFTPPVSCLNDFSFYVRVLMLNGRTGQRMKKKKTRFVVANSHSEFNETLTFDVSYNQLDIVQFLVVLRGKVAPAEPAASTIEHPSDSEDSITSVQKSKDTSIGKVALGKGVRGSTERLHWFSVLQNPRKLVTVWHVLK
- the Syt20 gene encoding synaptotagmin 20 isoform X1, whose amino-acid sequence is MQPRTYVRRSPVVDDRAPSHRDRFVHSARFVVVSSTTRECRPIARNRETSSRRGTLSWPKREAKSVPLRVKSKQNENVKLNDVSYRSWRLGSLYEGSSNGTIDENASPIEGNSWNSNNAQFGCTDTSSTLNLVQKDKQKAERKQKEFPTELTISLQYLPPCDETITGKLVIGIEALSGLPPKQYNCTLEPYVALNITKQSWNHRNRQKLHSFRTRGVRHTASPVFKETFVVANVKPHEVKEWILDFAAYDRDRYANDTELSTLRVSLKEAKHVLQSPEIHMFNFRMKQSNLALGNILLAISYLPTAQRLTINVMKVRDVKFTPPVSCLNDFSFYVRVLMLNGRTGQRMKKKKTRFVVANSHSEFNETLTFDVSYNQLDIVQFLVVLRGKVAPAEPAASTIEHPSDSEDSITSVQKSKDTSIGKVALGKGVRGSTERLHWFSVLQNPRKLVTVWHVLK
- the Syt20 gene encoding synaptotagmin 20 isoform X3, which codes for MVHGDLFGPWGRILIVVVAALAIVLLLLVIACFLTPGCLGYECVKRSTIDENASPIEGNSWNSNNAQFGCTDTSSTLNLVQKDKQKAERKQKEFPTELTISLQYLPPCDETITGKLVIGIEALSGLPPKQYNCTLEPYVALNITKQSWNHRNRQKLHSFRTRGVRHTASPVFKETFVVANVKPHEVKEWILDFAAYDRDRYANDTELSTLRVSLKEAKHVLQSPEIHMFNFRMKQSNLALGNILLAISYLPTAQRLTINVMKVRDVKFTPPVSCLNDFSFYVRVLMLNGRTGQRMKKKKTRFVVANSHSEFNETLTFDVSYNQLDIVQFLVVLRGKVAPAEPAASTIEHPSDSEDSITSVQKSKDTSIGKVALGKGVRGSTERLHWFSVLQNPRKLVTVWHVLK